The DNA region GAATCCTCGCTTTGTGCTGACCAATCTGGACTTGCCGCCCCAGGCGGTGTACGACGATTTCTATGTCAAACGAGGGGCCGACAGCGAGCATCGGATTAAGGAACTGAAGCTAGGCATTGCCGCTGAGCGACTCAGTTGTTCCAGCTTCGTGGCCAATCAGTTTCGGCTGTTGTTGGCCCAAGCCGCCTATGTGTTGCTGCTCACCATCCGACAGGCGGCGGTGGGCACCGAGTTTGCCACGGCCCAGGTAGAACGGTTGCGGTCGATGCTGGTGAAAGGAGCGGCCAGAGTGCGAGTGTCGGCCCGCCGCATCCTGGTCGAATTGGCGGCTTACTGTCCGTTCGCCGCAGAACTGCGGCACATTGCGGCGCGCTTGCGTCGTCCAGAGCGCCTAGTTTTGAGCTGATTTTTCAGCTTCGACAGCAGACGTGTGTCTATGGGCCGGAAATGGGGGCCAGTTTCGCCGCTTGCAGCAGGCTGAAGCCGCTTTTTTGCCCTGTTGTCACCCATTGCCATTGCAGCGTCACTCATTTTGGGCCGCAAGGGTCTTTTCGCTCGCCTTCCGGCACCCCTCATGAATAATGCAGGCTAGAAGGGAGATGTGCTGATAACAAAAAAGAGGCCAAATTGACCTCCCACTATCTAGAGACTAAACCCAGTTCAGCTAGAAAACCTGATCTTTCTTACACAGAAATTATTATTTCCCATTTGAACCAGACTTAGCCCGGAACTAAGTACAACCATCAATCTTCATTGGCCGCAAGACGCTTATGCCAGACCAGTGTTAGTACCGGGTTTACCGGTGGCAAGCTCAACCTTAACAATCTTGCCGCCCATTTTCATAATCCGTTGTTGTTCACGGAACCAGTTATCGTAGGGAACCAGTTTCGTGAAATAAGTATTTTGAAGTTCACGCTGCGTCCGAATGCGAGTTTGACTGGGAACGCAAGCCGTAATCTTAAACATCCGCATGGTGGCTATATCTCCTGAGTGGGCTGAGGAAGTGTTGAGTTTAAAGAAAAGCGTTGCTTTGCAAAATTGCTTAAATACTGCGGACTCCCTTTCTGGCATGAACATCCGCCTAAAAGCAAGTTCGGAAATCCAAAGTCAATCTTAGACTATCAAAACCAATCATTCATTGAAGACTAGTCTTTAACAAGCTAACACTCACTTCAGACTTCCGAACCTTTGAAGAGTTATGAGGTTTAAGTTTTGAGTTCAGGTAAGCAGTACTCTAACTCATCACTTAAAATTCATCACTTGGAACTTACAGTTAGCTCAAGCCAGAGCTGATGTAGTCGAAGTAAACACCCATTTCACGACCAGCGTCAGCACCGACTAGACCAGCGGTCACTTCCTTCATCGCCTGAATTGCTTGCACGGTAGCGCCAATGGGTACACCCAGGGAGTTGTAGGTTTCCTTCAGGCCGTTCAGGACACGCTCATCCAGAATGGAAGGATCGCCCGCCAGCATGGCATAGGTGGCATAGCGGAGGTAGTAGTCGAGGTCGCGGATGCAAGCAGCATAGCGACGGGTGGTGTACATATTGCCACCGGGACGGGTGATGTCGGAGTACAGCAGGGACTTAGCCACAGCTTCCTTAACGATCGCAGCCGCATTGGCGCTGATAGCGGTAGCGGCACGAACGCGCAGTTCACCCGTGGCAAAGTAGCTCTTCAGCTTTTCCAGAGCAGAACCGTCCAGGTACTTCCCTTGAACGTCGGAGGAATTGATGACAGCGGTAATTGCGTCTTGCATGATTAGAATTCCTT from Leptodesmis sichuanensis A121 includes:
- the apcB gene encoding allophycocyanin subunit beta, coding for MQDAITAVINSSDVQGKYLDGSALEKLKSYFATGELRVRAATAISANAAAIVKEAVAKSLLYSDITRPGGNMYTTRRYAACIRDLDYYLRYATYAMLAGDPSILDERVLNGLKETYNSLGVPIGATVQAIQAMKEVTAGLVGADAGREMGVYFDYISSGLS
- a CDS encoding phycobilisome linker polypeptide → MRMFKITACVPSQTRIRTQRELQNTYFTKLVPYDNWFREQQRIMKMGGKIVKVELATGKPGTNTGLA